One window from the genome of Pseudalkalibacillus hwajinpoensis encodes:
- a CDS encoding sulfite exporter TauE/SafE family protein, with the protein MTWILLFIIGLLAGTIGSLVGLGGGIIIVPVLLIIDQYTNWLSDLTPQKIVGSSIVVLVVIGLSSTLAYMKKKSVDYKSGALFFLGSGPGAILGAWLNKFIQVDYFSIYFGVFMVLVSILLMVRNRLRPMKLNGQFERTYTDPNGTEMNYNFSAVAAVIVSFIVGVISGLFGIGGGSLMVPAMILLFGFPTSVAVATSMFMIFLSSITGTLTHLALGNIQWFLLIGLIPGAWIGAKCGSFINQKLSDKSVVSILRWMLIIVGVRLIWQGTMG; encoded by the coding sequence GTGACGTGGATCTTATTATTTATCATTGGTCTATTAGCAGGTACGATCGGAAGCCTTGTCGGTCTTGGGGGAGGCATTATTATCGTTCCTGTTCTTCTCATTATCGATCAATATACGAACTGGCTCTCTGATTTAACGCCTCAGAAAATTGTAGGTAGCTCGATCGTTGTCCTCGTCGTGATAGGTCTTTCCTCTACACTTGCTTACATGAAAAAGAAAAGCGTTGATTATAAAAGCGGAGCGCTTTTTTTTCTAGGAAGTGGACCAGGGGCTATTCTAGGGGCGTGGCTAAATAAATTTATTCAGGTTGATTATTTTTCCATTTATTTTGGGGTATTTATGGTGCTTGTTTCCATATTATTAATGGTAAGGAACCGTTTACGCCCTATGAAACTAAATGGTCAATTTGAACGAACGTATACGGATCCGAATGGGACTGAGATGAACTATAACTTTTCTGCCGTAGCAGCTGTTATTGTTTCATTTATCGTTGGGGTCATTTCAGGTCTATTCGGAATTGGTGGCGGCTCACTTATGGTTCCTGCCATGATTCTACTATTTGGTTTTCCAACATCGGTTGCTGTTGCAACCTCAATGTTTATGATTTTTCTTTCAAGTATAACGGGTACCCTGACGCATTTAGCACTTGGTAACATTCAGTGGTTTTTACTAATCGGTCTCATTCCAGGTGCGTGGATTGGAGCAAAATGCGGTTCATTTATTAATCAGAAACTTTCGGACAAATCAGTGGTTAGTATTTTACGATGGATGTTAATCATTGTAGGTGTCCGATTAATCTGGCAGGGAACGATGGGATAA
- a CDS encoding cysteine desulfurase: MNVQDIRKQFPILHQEVNGKPLVYLDSAATSQKPTQVIDAVERYYKEINSNVHRGVHTLGTHATDAYEGAREKVREFIHASSTEEVIFTRGTTTALNMVASSYGRANLQEGDEVVITPMEHHSNIIPWQQVVKATGATLKYIPLQPDGTIALEDVEKTVTANTKIVSVMQVSNVLGTINPIKEIAAIAHRNGAVMVVDGAQSTPHMNIDVQDLDCDFFAFSGHKMCGPTGIGVLYGKKKLLENMEPFEFGGEMIDFVGLYDSTWKDLPWKFEGGTPIIAGAVGLGAAIDFLNEIGMDNIQQHETHLAKYAMEQLSTIEGVSIYGPEKRAGVVTFNSDEVHPHDVATVLDTEGIAVRAGHHCAQPLMKWLEVSATARASFYLYNTEEDVDTFVAGLRKAKEFFGNVF, translated from the coding sequence ATGAATGTCCAGGACATTCGCAAGCAGTTTCCCATTTTACATCAAGAGGTAAATGGGAAACCTCTTGTTTACCTTGATAGTGCAGCAACGTCTCAGAAACCTACTCAAGTAATTGACGCAGTAGAGCGTTACTACAAGGAAATTAACTCAAACGTTCACCGTGGTGTTCATACGCTTGGGACACATGCAACAGATGCTTATGAAGGCGCTCGTGAAAAGGTTCGTGAATTTATTCATGCTTCTTCAACGGAAGAAGTGATTTTTACTCGCGGAACAACCACAGCCCTTAATATGGTCGCTTCAAGCTATGGACGTGCAAATCTTCAAGAAGGTGATGAAGTTGTCATCACACCGATGGAGCATCACAGCAACATTATTCCATGGCAACAGGTTGTAAAAGCAACTGGAGCCACTCTAAAATATATTCCTCTTCAACCAGACGGAACAATTGCGCTGGAAGACGTTGAGAAAACGGTAACAGCAAACACAAAAATTGTTTCTGTTATGCAGGTTTCGAATGTGCTTGGGACAATTAACCCGATTAAAGAGATTGCCGCGATTGCGCACCGAAATGGCGCTGTTATGGTTGTTGATGGGGCTCAAAGCACCCCTCACATGAACATTGATGTTCAGGATCTTGACTGCGATTTCTTTGCATTTTCTGGTCATAAAATGTGCGGACCTACTGGAATAGGCGTCCTTTACGGGAAGAAGAAGCTGCTTGAAAACATGGAGCCGTTTGAATTCGGGGGAGAAATGATTGATTTTGTTGGTCTCTACGATTCGACGTGGAAAGATCTACCTTGGAAATTTGAAGGTGGTACTCCAATCATTGCCGGCGCCGTTGGTCTAGGAGCTGCGATCGATTTCTTAAATGAAATTGGGATGGATAACATTCAGCAGCATGAGACACACCTCGCTAAATATGCCATGGAGCAGCTATCGACGATCGAAGGCGTATCCATTTACGGACCAGAAAAACGTGCTGGAGTTGTCACTTTCAATAGTGATGAAGTACACCCACACGATGTGGCCACCGTACTTGACACAGAAGGCATCGCTGTTCGTGCTGGACACCATTGTGCTCAGCCGCTAATGAAGTGGCTTGAAGTATCGGCTACTGCGCGTGCTAGCTTCTATTTATACAATACTGAAGAAGACGTAGATACTTTTGTAGCCGGATTACGAAAAGCAAAGGAGTTTTTCGGTAATGTCTTTTAA
- the sufU gene encoding Fe-S cluster assembly sulfur transfer protein SufU, with amino-acid sequence MSFNNLDQLYRQVIMDHYKNPRNKGELEEGDLKINMNNPTCGDAIQLQLKVDDGKISDAKFIGEGCSISLASASMMTQSVKGLEVDQALKLSGIFSDMMQGKEYEEEDFDLGDIEALQGVSKFPARIKCATLSWKAMEKGFKEQDEA; translated from the coding sequence ATGTCTTTTAATAATCTAGACCAGTTGTACAGACAGGTCATTATGGATCATTATAAAAACCCAAGAAATAAAGGGGAGCTTGAAGAAGGCGACCTTAAGATTAATATGAACAACCCTACATGCGGTGACGCCATTCAGCTTCAGCTGAAAGTAGATGATGGGAAGATTTCGGATGCGAAGTTTATTGGAGAAGGTTGCTCTATAAGCCTGGCATCAGCGTCGATGATGACACAGTCAGTCAAAGGACTTGAAGTTGATCAGGCCTTGAAGCTATCCGGAATTTTCTCTGATATGATGCAGGGGAAAGAATATGAAGAAGAAGATTTCGATCTAGGCGACATTGAAGCACTTCAAGGCGTTTCGAAGTTCCCTGCTCGTATTAAATGTGCAACACTCTCCTGGAAGGCAATGGAGAAGGGTTTCAAGGAACAGGATGAAGCTTAA
- a CDS encoding DUF72 domain-containing protein produces the protein MIYIGVTGWGDHDDLYPPGVKSNEKLSIYGSHFPTVEVDSSFYAVQPERNFQKWVDETPEGFRFVVKAYQGMTGHQRGDIPFETRDEMFQAFKESVRPLRNAGKLAMVLFQFPPWFDVNKDNVNILRDCKQRMGDIPCAVEFRHQSWYHEAFRDKTLSFLEEQGFIHTICDEPQAGEGSVPLVMETLNQDQVLVRLHGRNTNGWTNPGNRHNWREVRYLYDYNQEELLQWKEQILELERQCKNVFILFNNNSGGHAANNAKEMIQMLDIEYTNLNPKQLDLFDL, from the coding sequence ATGATTTACATAGGCGTAACAGGGTGGGGAGACCATGATGATCTTTACCCACCAGGTGTAAAAAGCAATGAAAAACTTTCGATATATGGTTCGCACTTTCCTACTGTTGAAGTTGATTCGTCCTTCTATGCTGTGCAACCAGAACGTAATTTTCAGAAATGGGTAGATGAGACACCAGAAGGGTTTCGGTTTGTCGTTAAGGCTTACCAGGGTATGACTGGCCATCAACGTGGGGATATTCCCTTTGAAACAAGAGATGAAATGTTTCAAGCTTTCAAGGAATCGGTTCGTCCCCTGCGAAATGCAGGAAAGCTTGCGATGGTGCTTTTTCAATTTCCTCCCTGGTTTGATGTGAATAAAGATAATGTTAACATCTTGAGAGACTGTAAACAGCGGATGGGAGATATTCCATGTGCGGTAGAATTTCGACATCAGTCCTGGTATCATGAAGCTTTTCGTGATAAGACGCTCTCATTTCTAGAGGAACAGGGTTTTATCCATACGATTTGCGATGAGCCACAAGCTGGCGAGGGATCGGTTCCTTTAGTGATGGAAACCCTAAATCAGGATCAGGTCCTTGTAAGGTTACATGGTCGAAATACAAATGGATGGACGAATCCAGGTAATCGCCATAACTGGAGGGAAGTTCGGTATTTATATGATTATAATCAAGAAGAACTCTTACAATGGAAGGAACAAATATTAGAATTAGAACGACAATGTAAAAATGTATTTATTTTATTTAATAATAATTCAGGAGGTCATGCTGCTAATAATGCTAAGGAAATGATTCAAATGCTTGATATTGAGTACACGAATTTAAACCCGAAGCAACTTGATCTCTTTGATTTATAA
- a CDS encoding YunC family protein, with amino-acid sequence MSPIMIDGHPFTAVSMQLPKTNFLAVMNDNGYIMCGALDVALLNEKLSDRKIIAGRAVGVRSIEQLLDAPLESVTLEAEARGITIGTKGRDAMLKMI; translated from the coding sequence ATGTCACCAATCATGATTGACGGTCATCCTTTTACAGCGGTAAGTATGCAGCTTCCGAAAACGAATTTTCTAGCGGTCATGAATGATAATGGGTATATCATGTGCGGCGCACTCGATGTAGCCTTACTTAATGAAAAGTTAAGTGACCGAAAGATTATCGCAGGAAGAGCTGTTGGTGTACGGTCTATTGAACAATTGCTTGATGCACCGCTCGAATCTGTTACGCTTGAAGCAGAAGCGCGAGGCATTACGATTGGAACTAAGGGTAGAGACGCGATGCTTAAGATGATTTGA
- the sufB gene encoding Fe-S cluster assembly protein SufB, with product MAKKMPEVGEYQYGFSDKDVSIFRSERGLTPEIVKEISRMKDEPQWMLDFRLKSLEHFYSMPMPQWGGNLADLDFDEITYYVKPSEKSERSWDEVPEEIKATFDKLGIPEAEQKYLAGVSAQYESEVVYHNMQEDLENMGIVFKDTDTALKENEDLFKEYFAKTIPPTDNKFSALNSAVWSGGSFIYVPKGVKVDTPLQAYFRINSENMGQFERTLIIADEGSSVHYVEGCTAPVYTTNSLHSAVVEIIVKKDAYCRYTTIQNWANNVFNLVTKRAVAEENATMEWIDGNIGSKLTMKYPAVILKGEGARGMTLSIALAGKGQHQDAGAKMIHLAPNTSSTIVSKSISKQGGKVTYRGIVHFGRKAEGARSNVECDTLIMDNESTSDTIPYNEILNDNISLEHEAKVSKVSEEQLFYLMSRGVSEEEATEMIVMGFIEPFTKELPMEYAVEMNRLIKFEMEGSIG from the coding sequence ATGGCTAAAAAAATGCCTGAAGTTGGCGAATACCAATATGGTTTTAGTGATAAAGACGTTTCGATCTTCCGTTCAGAGCGTGGATTAACTCCTGAAATTGTAAAAGAAATTTCTCGCATGAAGGATGAACCACAGTGGATGCTTGATTTCCGCTTGAAATCGCTTGAACATTTCTACAGCATGCCAATGCCTCAATGGGGCGGAAACCTTGCTGATCTAGATTTTGATGAAATTACGTACTACGTAAAGCCTTCTGAGAAGTCCGAAAGATCATGGGATGAAGTACCAGAAGAAATCAAAGCGACATTTGATAAGTTAGGTATCCCTGAAGCTGAGCAAAAATACCTTGCGGGTGTTTCTGCACAGTACGAATCTGAAGTAGTTTACCATAACATGCAAGAAGACCTTGAGAACATGGGGATTGTGTTTAAAGATACAGATACTGCACTTAAAGAGAACGAAGATCTTTTTAAAGAGTATTTTGCGAAAACAATTCCTCCAACGGATAACAAGTTCTCAGCTCTTAACTCTGCTGTATGGTCAGGTGGTTCATTCATCTACGTTCCTAAAGGTGTGAAAGTCGATACGCCTCTACAAGCATACTTCCGAATTAACTCTGAGAACATGGGTCAGTTCGAGCGTACGCTTATCATCGCTGATGAAGGTTCTTCTGTCCATTACGTTGAAGGTTGTACTGCACCGGTTTATACAACTAACTCTCTACACAGTGCTGTAGTTGAGATCATTGTTAAGAAGGATGCATACTGCCGTTATACGACGATTCAGAACTGGGCTAACAACGTGTTTAACCTTGTTACGAAGCGTGCAGTTGCGGAAGAAAATGCTACGATGGAATGGATCGATGGTAACATTGGTTCCAAACTTACAATGAAGTATCCAGCTGTTATCTTAAAGGGTGAAGGCGCTCGTGGTATGACGCTTTCAATCGCTCTTGCTGGTAAAGGACAGCACCAGGATGCTGGCGCTAAGATGATTCATTTAGCACCTAACACTTCTTCGACAATTGTTTCGAAATCTATTTCAAAACAAGGCGGTAAAGTAACGTACCGTGGTATCGTTCACTTTGGCCGCAAAGCGGAAGGTGCTCGCTCAAACGTTGAGTGTGATACGCTTATCATGGATAACGAGTCTACTTCTGATACAATTCCTTACAATGAAATCCTTAACGATAACATTTCACTTGAACACGAAGCGAAAGTATCGAAGGTTTCTGAAGAGCAGCTCTTCTATCTGATGAGCCGTGGCGTATCTGAAGAAGAAGCAACTGAAATGATCGTAATGGGCTTCATCGAGCCATTTACGAAAGAACTTCCTATGGAATATGCGGTTGAAATGAACCGTCTCATTAAATTTGAGATGGAAGGTTCAATCGGTTAA
- a CDS encoding Na+/H+ antiporter NhaC family protein, protein MENSVLSIIPPLVALLMVVVTRKVLPSLGVGIILGALMINNWSVPNSLEEIYTIVKGIFIDSESGGLNTWNMYIIFFLLLLGMMTAFISISGGSRAFGEWAMKRVKTRVGAQIVTAVFGIIIFIDDYFNSLAVGNVSRPITDRHNVSRAKLAYIIDSTAAPMCIISPISSWGAYIIALIGGVLATHSITGVGALEAFIRMIPMNLYALFALAMVFFVSYFDINLKAMRVHEDRAQKTGEVLDPNQGAVPGQTSGLPESEKGKVADLAWPIIMLIAGTVTFMIITGIQAVSGTDTAVTALSVFENTDVAASLLYGGIIGLITSLLFFFPKRMGGSVLGKGIWEGIKSMLPAVYILFFAWTLIEIIGSLGTGKYLAGLVNDHIVIGFLPAILFLLAGVMAFATGTSWGTFGIMLPIAGEIAAATDPTYMLPVLAAVLAGAVFGDHCSPISDTTILSSTGAGSHHIDHVMTQLPYALLVAGISLLGYLVLGFTGSSILGLVATAILFGLLIFMLKGKYANRPVEMANH, encoded by the coding sequence ATGGAGAATTCAGTTCTATCCATTATTCCACCACTCGTAGCTTTGCTAATGGTAGTGGTGACTAGAAAAGTGCTTCCTTCTCTAGGAGTAGGCATTATTCTTGGTGCGCTAATGATCAACAATTGGAGTGTACCAAATTCATTAGAAGAAATTTATACAATCGTAAAAGGGATCTTCATTGATTCCGAGAGCGGTGGTTTAAATACTTGGAACATGTACATTATTTTCTTCCTACTTTTATTAGGTATGATGACGGCCTTTATTTCGATCTCAGGTGGAAGTCGCGCATTTGGCGAGTGGGCCATGAAACGTGTGAAAACAAGAGTAGGCGCCCAGATTGTCACAGCGGTATTTGGTATTATTATTTTTATTGATGATTACTTTAATTCGCTCGCAGTTGGAAACGTTAGTAGACCGATTACGGACAGGCACAATGTTTCAAGGGCAAAGCTTGCCTATATCATTGATTCAACTGCAGCACCAATGTGTATTATTTCCCCTATTTCAAGCTGGGGTGCTTATATCATCGCGTTAATTGGTGGTGTATTAGCAACGCATAGCATTACAGGTGTTGGCGCGTTAGAAGCTTTTATCAGAATGATTCCAATGAATTTGTATGCTCTCTTCGCACTGGCGATGGTGTTCTTTGTTAGTTATTTTGACATTAATCTTAAGGCGATGAGAGTACATGAAGACCGTGCACAGAAAACAGGAGAAGTGCTTGATCCGAATCAAGGTGCCGTACCTGGTCAAACATCTGGACTACCTGAAAGTGAGAAGGGGAAAGTAGCTGATCTTGCATGGCCCATTATTATGCTAATTGCTGGTACTGTGACGTTTATGATCATCACAGGAATCCAGGCTGTTAGCGGAACGGATACAGCCGTGACAGCTTTGTCTGTCTTTGAAAATACAGACGTTGCTGCTTCTCTCCTTTATGGTGGAATTATTGGACTTATAACTTCTCTCCTCTTCTTCTTTCCAAAAAGAATGGGTGGATCGGTTCTTGGAAAAGGAATTTGGGAAGGCATTAAATCAATGCTTCCAGCCGTATACATTCTTTTCTTTGCATGGACATTGATTGAAATTATCGGCTCACTAGGGACTGGTAAGTATCTTGCAGGACTTGTTAATGACCACATCGTGATTGGCTTCTTACCAGCTATTTTGTTCCTACTTGCAGGTGTTATGGCGTTTGCAACGGGGACTTCGTGGGGAACATTTGGCATTATGCTTCCGATCGCAGGAGAGATTGCCGCTGCTACGGATCCTACCTATATGCTTCCTGTACTTGCCGCTGTTCTTGCAGGAGCTGTATTTGGAGATCACTGCTCACCAATTTCGGATACAACGATTCTTTCTTCCACAGGCGCAGGTAGTCACCATATCGATCATGTGATGACCCAGTTGCCTTATGCATTGCTCGTTGCAGGTATTTCGTTACTAGGATATTTGGTTCTTGGCTTTACTGGTAGTTCCATTCTTGGTCTTGTGGCAACAGCGATTCTATTCGGATTATTAATTTTCATGCTAAAAGGAAAATATGCCAACAGACCAGTTGAAATGGCAAATCATTAA
- a CDS encoding bifunctional metallophosphatase/5'-nucleotidase, whose product MTSRTLQFYYTNDLHSHFANWSKVSSYLKEKKRMHELQGTPYLLLDLGDHSDKVHPMTEGTVGKGNVQLLNELEYDYATIGNNEGITFSKKELEELYSDAKFGVIVANLYHQDGTRPSWAVPYKIHELNGIKVGIIGVTIPYEQFYSLLGWQIDSPFHFLQSLIDEVRSQSDVVVLMSHMGLGNDEQLAREMNGLDVIIGAHTHHVLKHGMLVEDTLITQSGKNGNYVGEVSICFDMETKKVIEKEAYAITVRNRKEDEEAKAMIQQLSIDAHKMLEEVVCRLEQPLESEWFQRSVLADELAAALREWCGADIGMINAGMLLDGLPEGNVSREDLHRICPHPVNPCKVVLKGSELREIISYSMSDEIVNLSFKGLGFRGEVMGIMAFDGLEVTSVKMDDGLYHVTDVFHNGKKLVSDEEYAVATADMFTFGKFYPQMKHAKKKYFLPEMLRDLLAWRLENRH is encoded by the coding sequence TTGACTTCTAGAACATTACAATTTTATTATACAAACGATCTTCACAGTCATTTCGCAAATTGGTCAAAAGTCTCTTCATATTTGAAAGAGAAGAAGCGAATGCATGAGCTTCAAGGGACACCTTATCTCCTTCTTGATTTAGGAGATCACTCTGATAAGGTGCATCCAATGACAGAAGGAACTGTCGGGAAAGGTAACGTTCAGTTACTGAATGAGCTTGAATATGATTATGCCACTATAGGTAACAATGAGGGTATTACCTTTTCAAAAAAAGAACTAGAAGAACTTTATTCAGACGCAAAGTTCGGTGTAATTGTCGCCAATCTCTATCACCAAGATGGTACAAGGCCTTCCTGGGCTGTGCCTTATAAGATCCATGAGTTAAATGGCATTAAAGTAGGAATTATTGGTGTTACCATCCCTTATGAACAATTCTACTCACTACTTGGATGGCAGATAGATTCTCCTTTCCATTTCTTACAGTCCCTCATTGATGAAGTACGCAGTCAATCAGATGTTGTCGTATTGATGTCTCATATGGGCTTAGGTAATGATGAACAGCTAGCAAGGGAAATGAATGGGCTTGACGTTATTATTGGAGCCCATACCCATCATGTGCTGAAGCATGGCATGCTTGTAGAGGATACGCTTATTACTCAGTCTGGTAAAAACGGGAATTACGTTGGAGAAGTTTCGATTTGTTTTGATATGGAAACAAAGAAAGTGATTGAGAAGGAAGCATATGCGATAACCGTCCGGAATCGTAAAGAAGACGAGGAAGCGAAGGCGATGATTCAACAACTAAGTATCGATGCACATAAGATGCTTGAAGAGGTCGTCTGTCGTCTTGAACAGCCTCTTGAATCTGAATGGTTTCAACGCTCGGTTCTAGCTGATGAGTTAGCTGCCGCTCTTAGAGAGTGGTGTGGAGCGGATATTGGCATGATTAACGCTGGTATGTTGCTTGATGGGTTACCAGAAGGAAATGTATCAAGAGAAGATCTTCATCGCATTTGCCCTCATCCTGTTAATCCTTGCAAAGTGGTGTTAAAAGGAAGTGAGTTAAGAGAAATCATCTCTTATTCTATGTCAGATGAAATAGTGAATTTAAGTTTTAAAGGTCTCGGTTTCAGAGGTGAGGTAATGGGGATTATGGCATTTGATGGACTTGAGGTTACCTCTGTCAAAATGGACGACGGCCTCTATCATGTAACAGATGTTTTTCACAACGGAAAGAAGCTTGTTTCTGATGAAGAATATGCTGTTGCTACGGCTGATATGTTCACATTTGGGAAATTCTATCCTCAAATGAAGCATGCTAAAAAGAAATACTTTTTACCTGAAATGCTTCGAGATCTCCTTGCATGGCGTTTAGAAAATAGACATTAA
- a CDS encoding methionine/alanine import family NSS transporter small subunit — protein sequence MGGSAIFMMVVGMVIIWGGLAASILNAVRVSKKQ from the coding sequence ATGGGTGGTAGCGCGATTTTCATGATGGTAGTTGGAATGGTTATTATATGGGGTGGTCTTGCGGCTAGCATTTTGAATGCTGTAAGAGTATCAAAGAAACAATAG
- the yunB gene encoding sporulation protein YunB has product MFRTRRKFFRKGPLPFRYVFVISFIIFIFTTVQGLWIVNKGIEPSLISIAETKTRQVAAQAINDAISKKIADGIDVENLIIVHGNDSEKVPSYSFNSQVYNRLISEATERVQTYLDYVEAGDLDKLETFKNDIDIDYEGTENQQGIVYSIPLGMATNNVLLSNFGPRIPVRFEMIGDVVSNIDTKVKETGINNTYLEVYINIKVEMNVIIPFSTKNTEVSNSVKIGDLFIQGDVPYYYNGDNGNGGNPSIVLPKPD; this is encoded by the coding sequence TTGTTTCGAACTCGTAGAAAATTCTTTAGAAAGGGTCCGCTTCCCTTTCGATATGTTTTTGTCATCTCCTTTATTATTTTTATCTTTACTACGGTTCAAGGATTATGGATTGTTAATAAAGGAATTGAACCAAGCTTAATCAGTATTGCTGAAACAAAAACACGTCAAGTTGCTGCGCAAGCAATAAATGATGCCATTTCAAAGAAGATCGCAGACGGTATTGACGTTGAGAATTTAATTATCGTTCATGGTAATGATTCCGAAAAAGTACCAAGTTATAGCTTTAACTCGCAAGTTTATAATCGATTGATTTCAGAGGCCACAGAACGAGTTCAAACTTACTTAGATTATGTTGAAGCTGGTGATTTAGATAAGCTGGAAACCTTTAAGAATGATATAGATATCGATTACGAAGGTACCGAAAATCAACAAGGAATCGTATACTCCATACCTTTAGGGATGGCTACAAATAATGTTCTTCTCTCAAATTTTGGACCTAGGATTCCAGTGCGGTTTGAAATGATTGGAGATGTGGTTTCTAATATTGATACAAAGGTGAAAGAAACAGGAATTAACAACACGTATCTTGAAGTGTATATCAATATTAAAGTTGAGATGAACGTAATTATTCCTTTCTCTACAAAGAATACTGAGGTTTCGAACTCCGTAAAAATCGGAGATCTATTTATTCAGGGAGACGTTCCTTATTATTATAATGGTGATAATGGAAATGGTGGGAATCCATCGATCGTTTTGCCAAAGCCCGATTAA
- a CDS encoding sodium-dependent transporter has translation MENRAQWGTRAGFILAAVGSAIGLGNIWRFPAVAYDNGGGAFFIPYLFALLTAGIPILILEFTLGHKFRGSAPLSFFRMNKKMEWLGWWGVIVAFVISTYYAVIIAWAISYSYFAFNQSWGSDTEAFLFNDYLKLTVDPGQTGSIVPGVFLPLIAVWIITLGVLLAGVKKGIERANKIFIPTLIVLFLIIVIRAVTLPGAAEGLNAFFTPNFDSITSGSVWVAAYGQIFFSLSIAFAIMITYSSYLPKKSDITNNAFITGFGNSAFELLAGIGVFSALGFMAQQQGLSVGEVVSGGVGLAFVVFPQIINEFPALNGLFGFLFFASLVLAGLSSLISISETYVAGVSEKFGISRTKAVLIGGGISSIISILFATQGGLFFLDAADYFINQFGIAFVGLVEVVVVAWVLRELNTLESHANGISDISLKYWWKACLGVITPLVLGYMMFDLFKTNLLRQFDTPTGNYEGYSNGFILYSGWAVAGFALLVGILFSLKKWDAKAEQQKYKEVS, from the coding sequence TTGGAAAATCGTGCGCAATGGGGGACAAGGGCTGGTTTTATATTAGCCGCAGTTGGTTCAGCAATAGGTCTAGGGAACATTTGGAGATTTCCAGCCGTAGCCTATGACAATGGTGGTGGGGCATTTTTTATTCCTTATTTATTTGCATTATTAACAGCCGGAATCCCAATTCTTATTCTTGAATTTACATTGGGTCATAAATTCCGTGGATCCGCACCACTTTCATTCTTTAGAATGAATAAGAAGATGGAATGGCTAGGGTGGTGGGGCGTTATCGTTGCATTCGTCATCTCCACATACTACGCGGTAATTATTGCGTGGGCCATCTCTTATAGCTATTTTGCATTTAATCAAAGTTGGGGTTCTGATACAGAAGCATTCCTCTTCAATGATTATTTGAAATTAACGGTTGATCCTGGACAAACAGGTAGTATCGTACCAGGCGTATTTCTCCCATTAATTGCAGTATGGATTATTACACTTGGTGTTCTTCTTGCAGGTGTTAAAAAGGGAATTGAGCGTGCTAATAAAATTTTCATTCCTACATTAATTGTTCTTTTCTTAATCATTGTGATTCGAGCAGTGACACTGCCTGGTGCTGCTGAAGGTCTAAATGCATTCTTTACACCGAATTTTGACAGCATTACTTCAGGAAGTGTTTGGGTTGCTGCATACGGACAAATTTTCTTCAGTTTATCCATTGCTTTTGCTATTATGATTACTTATTCTAGTTACTTACCTAAGAAATCAGATATTACGAATAACGCGTTTATTACTGGTTTTGGTAACTCGGCGTTTGAGCTTCTAGCAGGTATTGGGGTATTCTCAGCGCTTGGATTTATGGCTCAGCAGCAGGGGCTTAGCGTTGGCGAAGTAGTGAGCGGTGGCGTAGGACTAGCCTTCGTTGTCTTCCCTCAAATTATCAATGAGTTCCCAGCTTTGAACGGGTTGTTCGGATTCTTATTCTTTGCTTCACTTGTACTTGCAGGTTTGTCTTCACTCATTTCCATTTCAGAAACATATGTTGCAGGTGTTTCTGAGAAGTTCGGAATTTCTCGTACGAAAGCTGTTCTAATTGGTGGAGGGATTTCCTCTATTATCTCGATTCTGTTTGCAACGCAAGGCGGATTGTTCTTCCTTGACGCAGCTGACTACTTTATTAACCAGTTCGGAATTGCCTTTGTAGGACTAGTGGAAGTCGTTGTTGTAGCATGGGTACTTCGTGAGCTTAATACGCTTGAGTCACATGCAAACGGCATTTCAGACATTTCACTGAAGTACTGGTGGAAAGCTTGTCTTGGAGTCATTACTCCTCTCGTACTTGGTTATATGATGTTCGATCTCTTTAAGACAAATCTTCTTCGTCAGTTTGATACACCGACTGGGAACTATGAAGGCTACTCAAACGGCTTTATTCTTTATAGTGGCTGGGCTGTCGCAGGATTCGCCCTTCTGGTTGGAATTCTATTCAGCCTAAAGAAATGGGACGCGAAAGCTGAACAGCAAAAGTATAAGGAGGTAAGCTAA